In Bacteroidota bacterium, one genomic interval encodes:
- the rpmF gene encoding 50S ribosomal protein L32, with product MAHPKRKISKQRRDKRRTHYKATAPTLATCSNCGSAVRYHRVCSECGFYRGKLAIEAKAEE from the coding sequence ATGGCACATCCGAAAAGAAAAATATCAAAACAGAGAAGAGATAAACGAAGAACACATTATAAAGCAACGGCTCCAACCCTTGCCACATGTTCAAACTGTGGTTCGGCAGTTCGCTACCATAGAGTTTGTTCAGAATGTGGATTCTATAGAGGCAAACTTGCCATAGAAGCAAAAGCCGAAGAATAG
- a CDS encoding DUF177 domain-containing protein, protein MKKNDFYIVPFKGLKNGFHEFQFVIDETFFIDFDKSEVKEGKVDVKIVLEKNEQILIFDFYLNGYVKMECDFCLEPFDLPINFSSKFHVRFGMEVEDSRYIGEEIRVISADDYEIDISQNIYEYIHLNLPFKRIHPKDKEGKSQCNKEMIELIENMSNQTNSDNKTDPRWDKLKKLTIEN, encoded by the coding sequence TTGAAAAAAAATGATTTTTATATTGTTCCTTTTAAGGGATTAAAGAATGGATTTCATGAATTTCAATTCGTGATTGACGAAACGTTCTTTATAGATTTTGACAAGTCGGAAGTAAAAGAAGGAAAAGTTGATGTTAAAATTGTATTGGAAAAAAATGAACAAATTTTAATATTTGATTTCTATTTAAATGGTTATGTAAAAATGGAGTGCGACTTTTGTCTTGAGCCATTTGACCTTCCGATAAATTTTTCATCAAAATTTCATGTTCGTTTTGGGATGGAAGTTGAAGATTCAAGATATATTGGCGAAGAAATTAGAGTTATTTCTGCCGATGATTACGAAATAGATATTTCTCAAAATATTTATGAATATATTCATTTAAACCTGCCTTTTAAGCGGATTCATCCGAAAGATAAGGAAGGCAAATCTCAATGCAACAAAGAAATGATAGAATTGATAGAAAATATGTCAAATCAAACTAATTCTGACAACAAAACAGACCCAAGATGGGATAAACTAAAGAAATTAACAATAGAAAACTAA
- a CDS encoding AMP-binding protein gives MKTLVHLFEDSVRKYGNNNLLWEKKEEKYEPTNFNDAKKSVYKFAAGLLELGIKKGDKLALLSEGRNDWIYSELGVLYTGAVNVPLSIKLDSQEIKFRLNHSEARMLIISRNQEKKLVEIKDELPLLEKKILLDEKENLNENEILFSEICQKGDLFLQKNIEEFISRWQSIEENDYANICYSSGTTADSKGIILSHLNYYTNIYQAKSLLTIPEHFITLLILPWDHAFAHTAGVYTFIGFGAGIASIQVGKSPMETLRNIPTNIREIKPHMILT, from the coding sequence ATGAAAACTTTAGTCCATTTATTTGAGGATAGTGTTAGAAAATATGGAAACAATAACCTGCTGTGGGAAAAAAAAGAGGAGAAATATGAACCCACAAATTTCAACGATGCGAAAAAATCTGTATATAAATTTGCAGCCGGACTGTTAGAACTTGGAATAAAAAAAGGCGATAAATTAGCATTGCTTTCAGAGGGCAGAAACGACTGGATTTATAGCGAACTAGGTGTTTTATATACCGGAGCAGTTAATGTTCCATTGTCAATAAAACTCGATTCTCAAGAAATAAAATTCCGTTTGAATCATTCCGAAGCCAGAATGTTAATTATTTCGAGGAATCAAGAAAAAAAATTAGTAGAGATAAAAGACGAACTGCCACTCCTCGAAAAAAAAATCTTACTTGACGAAAAAGAAAATTTAAACGAAAACGAAATCCTTTTTTCAGAAATTTGCCAAAAAGGAGATTTGTTCTTGCAAAAAAATATAGAAGAATTCATCTCAAGATGGCAATCAATTGAAGAAAACGATTATGCAAATATTTGTTATTCATCGGGGACAACTGCTGATTCAAAGGGAATTATTTTATCTCACCTAAATTATTACACAAATATTTATCAGGCAAAATCTTTATTAACAATTCCTGAACATTTTATTACTCTCTTGATTTTGCCCTGGGATCATGCTTTTGCACACACAGCCGGAGTATATACTTTTATAGGTTTTGGTGCAGGGATAGCTTCAATTCAAGTTGGGAAATCCCCAATGGAAACTTTACGAAACATTCCAACTAATATTCGTGAAATAAAACCTCACATGATTTTAACCTGA
- a CDS encoding T9SS type A sorting domain-containing protein: MKNFLFFLIIVCISPFSLFSQTGYPYTQSEVGIINQPNTNYTIKLIDLATAGNPGSEYPVTIRIIEVDSGFGYKFSHFQYSYIPWTGPTFVTTDILCVDTTGYFVNCKILNDTKPSDPLLFIRTINNCLPLANGNKVEVSRAFDSTIPTDPFVFLPYNINGFIGSQLGILSALDITDEYIYVGTWKGHIYSAPYDRDQIGNASYPQLTYSVPYNDFTSTGHNRRINDISHTETDIVAVADSNLIVTGGIGGLMSDPGLDESIGDHLAVTYVQDETFIVAGSGLFRYTTNGGVSYDDITVIDTNGDTIPIPDNLIDVETNYYGFEGGNEIYYPPLGDDRMTVTAVCGNDNILQTIDGNFGVFYENDITGMYLTKIAHTENNLCLMSGNGGVFAMKEEIDIFDLATGKNKRCTWVKSNMNWQDLLTFNSMVQGVDYNSIEQWNGTNFVAINLAGNFTPGKAYQFDMINPKLFIIKGRPIEPTNYGPITLTYPEDYFVYPRQVKTEIASYLQIVSNPDIAGLKYEENGVTYQFNWPPGTSIMYFEPNRVYKVKFPGTGPITVQRHRGNDEIFYSYFNSIVNLSNKSTEMVKSQHFTVVNPGDMFTYANNLMNFTYSFDPEWVWDIFACREIEIGDEIAIFEADTCRHVYIFNNIALGDYINFSQPMILPDSTVSEDFNIRVFLNSTEKEYKAKVERKMDGYTFDYIQVYYTGIDSVTYEIETEEDSLVLYQSYCDFFANWWEDSVTIYNDTFMVKNTYDMFGQVTQQDRFTQSFYNVHFIPDTSGSNLVKALEPEINIFPNPSTGIVSVELNQSFENVQVYNAVGQQIYYHQLSAAEKQFEIDLSAFQAGVYFVKLENDTEKISKKIFLSEE, translated from the coding sequence ATGAAAAATTTTCTCTTTTTTTTAATTATTGTATGTATTTCCCCTTTTAGTTTGTTTTCACAAACAGGATATCCTTACACACAATCGGAGGTTGGTATTATAAATCAACCAAATACAAATTATACTATTAAATTAATAGATTTAGCAACGGCCGGTAATCCGGGAAGTGAATATCCTGTTACTATCAGAATTATAGAAGTTGATAGTGGTTTTGGTTATAAATTTAGCCATTTTCAATATAGTTACATTCCTTGGACAGGTCCAACATTTGTAACAACTGATATATTATGTGTTGATACTACCGGATATTTTGTTAATTGTAAAATATTAAATGATACAAAACCAAGTGATCCTTTATTATTTATTAGAACAATCAACAATTGTCTTCCTCTTGCAAATGGAAATAAAGTTGAAGTTTCAAGAGCATTCGATTCAACCATTCCTACTGATCCTTTTGTTTTTTTACCCTATAATATAAATGGATTTATTGGAAGTCAACTTGGGATATTGTCAGCCTTAGACATTACAGATGAATATATATATGTGGGAACTTGGAAGGGTCATATATATTCTGCTCCGTACGACAGAGATCAAATTGGAAATGCTTCATATCCACAATTAACATATTCAGTGCCATATAATGATTTTACAAGTACAGGTCATAATAGAAGGATCAATGATATTAGTCATACAGAAACTGATATTGTTGCAGTTGCCGATTCAAACTTAATTGTAACAGGAGGAATTGGAGGTTTGATGTCTGATCCTGGATTAGATGAATCAATAGGAGATCATCTTGCTGTTACTTATGTTCAAGACGAAACATTTATTGTTGCTGGTTCAGGATTATTTAGATATACTACAAATGGAGGTGTAAGTTATGATGATATTACTGTGATTGATACAAATGGTGATACCATTCCTATACCAGATAATTTAATTGATGTTGAAACGAATTATTATGGTTTTGAAGGCGGAAACGAAATATATTATCCTCCTCTTGGTGACGATAGAATGACTGTAACTGCTGTGTGTGGAAATGATAATATTTTGCAAACTATTGATGGCAATTTTGGAGTATTTTACGAAAATGATATAACAGGTATGTACCTTACAAAAATTGCACATACCGAAAACAATCTTTGTTTAATGAGCGGCAATGGTGGTGTTTTTGCAATGAAAGAAGAAATTGATATTTTTGATCTGGCTACCGGAAAAAATAAACGTTGCACATGGGTAAAATCAAATATGAACTGGCAAGATTTACTCACTTTTAATAGCATGGTACAAGGTGTAGATTACAATTCTATTGAACAATGGAATGGGACAAATTTTGTTGCAATAAATCTTGCAGGAAATTTTACTCCGGGCAAAGCTTATCAATTCGATATGATAAATCCAAAACTTTTTATTATAAAAGGCAGGCCTATTGAACCCACAAACTACGGACCTATAACTTTGACCTATCCTGAAGACTATTTTGTATATCCCCGACAAGTAAAAACTGAAATTGCTTCATATCTGCAAATCGTTTCAAATCCGGATATCGCAGGACTAAAGTATGAAGAAAATGGTGTAACTTATCAATTCAACTGGCCTCCGGGTACTTCTATTATGTATTTTGAGCCAAACAGAGTATATAAAGTTAAATTTCCAGGTACTGGACCCATAACTGTTCAGCGGCATAGAGGAAACGATGAGATTTTTTATTCGTATTTTAATAGTATTGTCAATCTTAGTAACAAAAGCACAGAAATGGTAAAATCTCAGCACTTCACTGTAGTTAATCCCGGAGATATGTTTACCTATGCAAATAACTTAATGAATTTTACTTATAGTTTTGATCCAGAGTGGGTTTGGGATATCTTTGCTTGCCGTGAAATTGAAATTGGAGATGAAATTGCAATTTTTGAAGCTGATACTTGCAGGCATGTTTATATTTTTAACAATATTGCATTAGGAGATTATATAAATTTTTCGCAACCAATGATTCTACCTGACTCAACTGTAAGTGAAGATTTTAATATCAGAGTTTTCTTAAATAGTACCGAAAAAGAATATAAAGCTAAAGTTGAACGAAAAATGGATGGCTATACTTTTGATTATATACAAGTTTATTATACTGGTATTGATTCGGTAACATACGAAATAGAAACAGAAGAAGATTCTTTGGTTCTTTATCAAAGCTATTGCGACTTTTTTGCTAATTGGTGGGAAGATAGTGTAACCATTTATAATGACACTTTTATGGTGAAAAATACTTACGATATGTTTGGGCAGGTTACTCAACAAGATCGTTTCACTCAAAGTTTCTACAATGTACATTTTATACCTGACACATCGGGAAGTAATCTTGTAAAAGCTTTAGAGCCTGAAATAAATATTTTTCCAAACCCAAGTACAGGAATTGTTTCTGTTGAATTAAATCAAAGCTTTGAAAATGTGCAGGTATACAATGCTGTGGGTCAGCAAATTTATTATCATCAGCTTTCTGCAGCAGAAAAACAATTTGAGATAGATTTATCGGCTTTTCAGGCAGGAGTTTATTTTGTAAAACTTGAAAACGACACTGAAAAAATCTCTAAGAAAATTTTTCTTTCTGAAGAATAA
- a CDS encoding T9SS type A sorting domain-containing protein, with translation MKTHYYLFAVCLTLIFSLSTVAQQLIVKPYLQHAEPESIVVMWETDVLDSSYVIWGLTTTFGDTTFSTSEQSSGTAQIHTAILTNLQPDTKYYYQIVGNSFSSDEYNFLTPAIQSDEKSITIAAMSDMQQDAANPDKFHDIVHDGIIKYFEDQFSTDINENLSMILIPGDLVSTGTNYAQWKNTFFDPADPLFGFVPIYPVLGNHEANTDYFFKYFHLPENGSATYKEHWWTRVESNVRIIGMDSNPGYRLQIQLDWLDSVLNVTSTDPNIDFVFAQLHHPHKSELWLPGEISYTGDVIQLMETFTDNSGKPSIHFFGHTHGYSRGQSRDHNHLWVNVATAGGNIDYWGEYPQNDYDEFTISQDEYGFVLLEIDAGSNPKFVLKRFSLGDESIIKDNTLEDSIQIRINNISPAKPTALYPTENDTVIPDCVFLKANEFIDTDGDGHGASHWQIANNCKDFTSPEYESWKQNENWYFENDLQAGDDLSDEKVEVLQSNQSYCWRVRYRDKSLAWSEWSDPVSFQTSSSNYTDNLLLNPGAEEDTSFWIVDYGELESLEDGECNGISPHTGQKYFAVGAVCIENEFAAAHQTVDLNNFSTEIDAGNVILKYGAYLSNWGGSDIPSFTVQFFDTNDSLILGTDTSSTTNSTWTLMNKIWAIPTGTRSVSFIIMGQRITGTDNDSYFDDIFLQLNLQGDSCSYYISQSTDIETYSNILLNLKLYPNPVSNTAILNIPYEKNKNLQILIFDSKGRKVKSYNHSSPSTFVFYKENLINGLYLLQVSENENILGHVKFIIQD, from the coding sequence ATGAAAACACATTATTATTTATTTGCTGTATGTTTAACACTTATTTTTAGTCTTTCTACAGTAGCTCAACAACTTATTGTGAAACCATATTTACAACATGCTGAACCAGAATCAATTGTTGTAATGTGGGAGACTGATGTGCTGGATTCTAGTTATGTTATTTGGGGTTTAACTACTACTTTTGGAGATACTACCTTCAGTACATCTGAACAAAGTTCTGGAACAGCCCAAATACACACTGCAATTCTTACAAATCTTCAGCCGGATACAAAATACTATTATCAAATTGTCGGCAATTCATTTTCTTCCGATGAATATAATTTTTTAACTCCGGCAATACAATCAGACGAAAAATCAATTACTATTGCTGCTATGAGCGATATGCAGCAAGATGCAGCAAATCCGGATAAGTTCCACGACATAGTACACGATGGAATAATCAAATATTTTGAAGACCAATTTAGTACAGATATTAACGAAAACTTAAGCATGATATTAATTCCTGGCGATTTGGTTTCTACCGGAACAAATTATGCTCAATGGAAAAATACATTTTTCGATCCTGCCGATCCTTTGTTTGGATTCGTGCCTATTTATCCAGTATTAGGAAATCACGAAGCAAATACCGACTATTTTTTTAAATATTTTCATCTTCCGGAAAATGGTTCAGCAACTTATAAAGAACATTGGTGGACAAGGGTAGAATCAAATGTTAGAATTATTGGCATGGACTCTAATCCGGGATATCGTTTGCAGATTCAACTCGATTGGCTCGACAGCGTTCTAAATGTTACAAGCACCGACCCTAACATCGACTTTGTTTTTGCTCAATTGCATCATCCACATAAATCGGAATTATGGCTACCAGGCGAAATCAGTTACACAGGGGATGTAATCCAGCTCATGGAAACTTTTACCGATAATTCAGGGAAACCGAGCATACATTTTTTTGGGCACACTCACGGATATTCTCGAGGGCAATCTCGCGATCACAATCATTTGTGGGTTAACGTAGCCACTGCCGGTGGAAATATTGACTACTGGGGAGAATATCCTCAAAATGATTATGATGAATTCACTATCTCGCAAGACGAATACGGTTTTGTACTTTTGGAGATTGACGCCGGAAGCAATCCAAAATTTGTGTTAAAACGATTCAGTTTGGGCGATGAGAGTATCATTAAAGATAATACCCTTGAAGACAGTATTCAAATTCGAATAAATAACATTAGTCCTGCAAAACCAACAGCTTTGTACCCAACAGAAAACGACACAGTAATCCCCGATTGTGTGTTCCTGAAAGCAAATGAATTTATCGATACTGATGGCGATGGACATGGAGCTTCTCATTGGCAAATAGCAAATAATTGCAAGGATTTCACAAGTCCTGAATATGAAAGTTGGAAACAAAATGAGAATTGGTATTTTGAAAACGATTTGCAAGCTGGCGATGATTTGAGCGATGAAAAAGTAGAAGTATTACAATCAAATCAAAGCTATTGTTGGCGGGTTCGCTATCGCGATAAAAGTCTTGCGTGGAGCGAATGGTCAGACCCCGTAAGTTTTCAAACTTCGAGTTCAAATTATACCGACAATCTTTTGCTAAACCCCGGTGCTGAAGAAGATACAAGTTTTTGGATAGTTGATTATGGCGAACTCGAATCTCTTGAAGATGGCGAATGCAATGGAATTTCGCCACATACCGGGCAAAAATATTTTGCTGTGGGAGCAGTTTGCATAGAAAACGAGTTTGCTGCAGCTCATCAAACTGTTGATCTTAATAATTTTTCTACAGAAATAGATGCAGGTAATGTAATTTTGAAGTATGGTGCATATCTATCCAACTGGGGTGGTTCTGATATTCCATCTTTTACAGTGCAATTTTTTGATACCAACGATTCGCTAATATTAGGGACTGATACAAGTTCTACAACAAATAGCACTTGGACATTGATGAATAAAATATGGGCAATTCCAACAGGAACACGCTCTGTCAGCTTTATAATAATGGGTCAAAGAATAACTGGTACTGACAACGACAGCTATTTTGATGATATATTTCTACAACTCAATTTACAAGGTGATTCTTGCAGCTATTACATTTCTCAATCAACTGATATTGAAACATATAGCAATATTCTCTTAAATCTGAAATTATATCCAAACCCAGTTTCCAATACTGCTATTCTCAATATTCCTTACGAAAAAAACAAAAATTTACAGATTCTGATTTTCGATTCGAAAGGACGAAAAGTAAAAAGTTATAATCATTCCAGTCCTTCAACTTTTGTTTTTTACAAAGAAAACTTAATAAATGGGCTTTATCTTTTGCAAGTTAGTGAAAATGAAAATATTCTTGGACATGTAAAATTTATAATCCAGGATTGA
- a CDS encoding class I SAM-dependent methyltransferase gives MFKNHTKRYKYFEEQIYTTQNYVIPFIKDYVELDQNTEILEVGCGEGGNMKPFLDLGCKLTGVDLSAGKIENAKHFFQNHNNSKNLEFIHNDIYNLQVELKNKFDFIFLRDVLEHIHNQERFIKFIKTLLKPDGKLFLGFPPWQNPFGGHQQMCENKFLSLMPFIHILPNPIYVGLMKLFGESETKINMLLEIKETRISIERFLRIIKSEDLSVAKKLLFFINPNYEIKFKLKPRKQLNFLTSIPYLRNFLITTCYFLIEKND, from the coding sequence ATGTTCAAAAATCACACAAAAAGGTATAAATATTTTGAGGAGCAAATTTATACAACCCAGAATTATGTAATCCCTTTTATTAAAGACTATGTTGAATTAGACCAAAATACAGAAATTCTGGAAGTAGGTTGCGGAGAAGGAGGAAACATGAAACCTTTTCTTGATTTGGGCTGCAAACTTACTGGTGTTGACCTTTCTGCCGGAAAAATTGAAAATGCAAAACATTTTTTTCAAAATCATAACAATAGCAAAAATCTTGAATTCATTCATAATGATATTTATAATCTTCAGGTGGAATTAAAAAATAAATTCGATTTCATTTTTTTACGAGATGTTTTAGAACATATTCACAATCAGGAGCGTTTTATAAAATTCATTAAAACACTTTTAAAACCTGATGGGAAATTATTCTTAGGTTTCCCACCTTGGCAAAATCCATTTGGAGGTCATCAGCAAATGTGCGAAAACAAATTTTTATCATTGATGCCATTTATTCATATTTTACCAAATCCCATTTATGTTGGCTTAATGAAGCTATTTGGCGAATCTGAAACTAAAATCAATATGCTTCTCGAAATAAAAGAAACAAGAATTAGCATTGAACGATTTCTTCGAATAATAAAATCGGAAGATCTTTCAGTTGCAAAAAAGCTTTTGTTTTTTATTAATCCGAATTACGAAATAAAATTTAAACTAAAACCTCGTAAACAACTAAATTTCCTTACATCAATACCTTATCTGAGAAATTTCTTAATAACTACTTGCTATTTTTTGATAGAAAAAAATGACTAA
- the plsX gene encoding phosphate acyltransferase PlsX: protein MRIGIDIMGGDFAPNAIVKGTILAHSQVPPDTELVLFGDSKSIKKILDEEGFDSSNFEIVHTTEVIEMGDHPAKSFAKKQNSSIAVGFHMLHKGKIDGFASAGNTGAMLVGAMYTIKQIPGVIRPSISTVLPKENGKNAILLDVGINPDCRPDVLYQYAILGSIYAEFVYKIKNPRIGLLNIGSEEEKGNLLTKATHELMKGTDDFNFIGNIEGNEIFSTDKVDVIVSDGFTGNVVLKQAESFYTLIQKRKIQDEYFEKFNFEIYGGTPILGVNAPVVIGHGISNDIAIKNMILHTDEVARAKITEKIKEVFNNG, encoded by the coding sequence ATGCGAATAGGTATTGACATAATGGGTGGTGATTTTGCTCCCAATGCAATCGTAAAGGGAACAATTCTGGCTCATTCTCAAGTACCTCCAGACACTGAACTAGTTCTATTTGGAGATTCGAAAAGCATAAAAAAAATTTTAGACGAAGAAGGTTTCGATTCTTCAAATTTCGAGATTGTTCATACTACAGAAGTTATAGAGATGGGAGACCATCCTGCAAAATCGTTTGCAAAAAAGCAAAACTCGAGTATTGCAGTAGGCTTCCACATGCTTCATAAAGGAAAAATAGATGGATTTGCAAGTGCTGGAAATACTGGCGCAATGCTTGTCGGAGCTATGTACACAATCAAGCAAATTCCCGGAGTAATAAGACCTTCAATAAGTACAGTTCTACCTAAAGAAAACGGGAAAAATGCCATACTGTTAGATGTAGGTATCAATCCTGATTGCAGACCTGACGTACTTTATCAATATGCAATTTTAGGCTCAATCTATGCTGAATTTGTTTATAAAATTAAAAATCCTCGAATTGGATTGTTAAACATTGGTTCTGAAGAAGAAAAAGGAAATCTACTGACAAAAGCAACTCACGAGCTAATGAAAGGCACTGACGATTTTAATTTTATTGGCAATATTGAAGGCAACGAAATTTTTAGTACTGACAAAGTTGATGTAATTGTTTCAGATGGTTTTACAGGAAATGTTGTTTTGAAACAAGCCGAATCTTTTTATACTCTTATTCAGAAAAGAAAAATACAGGATGAATATTTCGAGAAGTTTAATTTCGAAATATATGGCGGAACTCCTATTCTTGGGGTTAATGCACCCGTAGTTATCGGACACGGAATCTCAAATGACATTGCTATAAAAAATATGATTCTTCATACTGACGAAGTTGCAAGAGCAAAAATTACAGAAAAAATAAAAGAAGTATTTAACAATGGATAA
- a CDS encoding ketoacyl-ACP synthase III has translation MDKITAAITGIEAYRPDYILRNQELEKIIDTTDEWILTRTGISERRILKGEGLGTSFIGAEAIKGLLKKTNTKPEEIDLVICSTITADMQFPATANIISDMVGIKNAWSFDINAACSGFIYALTTASKFVETGYKKVIVISGDKMSSIIDYTDRQTCIIFGDGGGAVLLEPNTEGYGVIDTMLHVDGSGRKHLHQKAGGSVKPASHETIDAREHFVYQEGQAVFKFAVSRMADISVEMMNKHNIKSEDLAWLVPHQANLRIIEATARRMGISKEQVMINIQKYGNTTNGTIPLLLSDWEKELKKGDKLIISSFGAGFTWGSVYLKWAY, from the coding sequence ATGGATAAAATTACAGCAGCAATTACTGGTATAGAAGCATATCGTCCGGATTATATCCTAAGAAATCAAGAATTAGAAAAAATTATTGACACAACAGACGAATGGATACTTACCCGAACAGGAATAAGTGAGCGTAGAATACTGAAGGGCGAAGGATTAGGAACATCATTTATTGGTGCTGAAGCTATTAAAGGTCTTCTGAAAAAAACAAATACTAAGCCTGAAGAAATCGACTTAGTTATCTGCTCTACTATTACAGCTGACATGCAATTTCCTGCTACTGCAAATATTATAAGCGACATGGTAGGAATTAAAAATGCCTGGAGCTTCGATATAAATGCTGCATGTTCAGGTTTTATTTACGCATTAACCACAGCTTCAAAATTTGTTGAGACAGGATATAAAAAGGTGATTGTTATTAGTGGCGATAAAATGTCATCAATCATAGATTATACCGACAGACAAACTTGTATAATTTTTGGCGATGGAGGTGGTGCTGTTTTACTGGAGCCCAATACCGAAGGTTATGGAGTTATCGATACAATGCTCCATGTTGATGGTTCAGGGCGCAAACATTTACATCAGAAAGCCGGTGGTTCGGTGAAACCTGCAAGCCATGAAACTATTGATGCCCGCGAACACTTCGTATATCAAGAAGGACAGGCTGTATTTAAATTTGCAGTTTCTCGTATGGCAGACATTTCTGTAGAAATGATGAATAAGCATAATATTAAATCGGAAGATCTGGCATGGTTAGTTCCACATCAGGCAAACCTACGAATTATTGAAGCTACTGCACGAAGAATGGGAATTAGCAAAGAACAAGTTATGATTAACATTCAGAAATATGGAAATACAACAAATGGAACAATTCCGCTCTTGCTGAGCGACTGGGAAAAAGAGCTTAAAAAAGGAGACAAACTAATAATTTCTTCATTTGGAGCCGGTTTCACTTGGGGTTCTGTCTATTTAAAATGGGCTTATTAA
- a CDS encoding HAMP domain-containing histidine kinase, producing MNIYSKRQKWKLILFVVAVVIGVSSLWYTNILIKKLAVEERKKVELWASATKLFPNISNDEVFTFISEVIINNVTIPVILTEIDDAGNETINYTRNLDTLRLHGENYLQNQLEIMKSMNEPIEIELYDGQKNYIYYKDSILLTQLFYYPYIQLLVIMLFILVSYFAFNSTRKAEQNQVWVGMSKETAHQLGTPISSLLAWLEFLKLKNSDAELLSEVEKDIKRLETITERFSKIGSTPVLKKANIADVLNNSITYLKTRSSKKIKYILNFSSEDEIFVSINIALFEWVIENICKNAMDAMEGDGTIDITVTDNTQVIYLDIKDTGKGIPKSKYKTIFHPGFTTKQRGWGLGLSLTKRIVEIYHSGKIFVKNSELNRETTFRIVLKK from the coding sequence ATGAACATATATTCTAAAAGACAGAAATGGAAACTTATACTGTTTGTAGTTGCAGTAGTAATAGGAGTTTCATCCTTGTGGTACACAAATATTTTAATAAAAAAATTGGCTGTAGAAGAGAGAAAAAAAGTTGAGTTGTGGGCTTCTGCTACAAAACTATTTCCAAACATCAGCAACGATGAAGTTTTCACATTCATCTCAGAAGTCATTATCAACAATGTTACGATACCAGTAATTCTGACTGAGATTGACGATGCTGGAAACGAAACCATAAATTACACAAGAAATCTTGATACATTAAGGCTCCATGGCGAAAACTATCTTCAAAATCAGTTGGAGATTATGAAATCGATGAACGAACCTATCGAAATAGAATTATATGATGGCCAAAAAAACTACATTTATTACAAAGATTCAATTCTACTTACACAACTTTTCTATTACCCTTACATTCAGCTACTTGTAATCATGCTGTTTATTCTTGTATCATATTTTGCATTTAATAGTACACGAAAAGCCGAACAAAATCAAGTTTGGGTTGGCATGTCGAAAGAAACTGCGCATCAGCTCGGTACGCCAATATCTTCGCTACTTGCTTGGCTCGAATTTCTGAAATTGAAAAACTCCGATGCAGAACTTCTTTCGGAAGTAGAAAAAGATATTAAACGGCTGGAAACAATTACTGAACGCTTTTCGAAAATTGGTTCTACTCCAGTTCTAAAAAAAGCAAATATTGCTGACGTTTTGAACAACTCTATTACCTATTTGAAAACCAGATCTTCAAAAAAAATAAAATATATTTTGAATTTTTCATCAGAGGATGAAATTTTTGTTTCAATAAATATTGCACTTTTTGAGTGGGTTATAGAAAATATATGCAAAAATGCAATGGATGCAATGGAGGGTGATGGAACTATAGATATCACTGTAACAGACAATACACAAGTTATTTATCTCGATATTAAAGATACAGGCAAAGGAATTCCAAAATCGAAATATAAAACCATTTTTCATCCGGGTTTCACAACCAAACAAAGAGGATGGGGACTTGGTCTATCGCTTACCAAACGAATAGTTGAAATATATCATTCGGGCAAAATATTTGTAAAAAATTCTGAACTAAATAGAGAAACCACATTTAGAATTGTTTTAAAAAAATAA